DNA sequence from the Alkalispirillum mobile genome:
ATGAAGCGGATGAAACAGGCGGTCATCACCTCGGCCCGTCTGCACTGCGAGACCCTGCCGAGTGGCTTCCGCGCGGCGATGGTCACGCTGACCTACGCCCACGACGACCAGTGGTCGCCCCGGCACATCTCCGAGCTGATCAAACGCGCCCGGCAGTGGCTCAAGCGCCGCCGTCTGCGGCTGCGCTACACCTGGGTTCTGGAGCTGACCCGCCGCGGCCGGCCGCACTACCACATCATGCTCTGGCTCCCCCGCCGGGTGCGCCTGCCCAAGCCGGACAAGGCCGGCTGGTGGCCCCACGGGCTGACCCGCATCGAGTGGGCCCGCAACGCGGTGGGCTACCTGGCCAAGTACGCCAGCAAGGACATAGAGGGAGCGCTCCCCAAGGGGGCACGCATCCACGGCAATGGCGGACTGAACGACGCGGCCCGTGCCGAGCGGGCGTGGTGGCTGTGCCCGGCCTACGTGCGCGAGCGCTGCGAGCCGGCCGACCTGCCGCGCCGCTGCCCTGGTGGTGGGTGGTGGCTCAAGGGTACGGGTGAATGGTTCCCCTCGGCGTGGCGGTTACTCGGGTTCGAGGGTGGCACGGTGGTCATCGTGCCTCGGGAGATGGCGGCATGAGTGCGTGCGGTGAGCGCGGCGGGGCCCCAGAACCTGGGGGGCCGCCGCGCCGGGTCCTGGGGGGTGGCTGGTGGTTGCTGTCGCTAGTAATACCAGCAACCTTTATCACTGGTGAGAATCCTGGGTGGCTCCCGACCGCCGCCAGGGTATCGACACCTGTCCCGACATATGTCGATACACCCGGCCTCGGAGGTGGTGCGCGAGGGCTGCGCAAGGAGGCGCAGACCCGCCCGTCTGGCTGGCAGCAGATGCAGGGAAGCATGGTCCCACGGGTCGGAGGGTCCGGCACTCGGCAGGCCCTGGGCGCCGGCCTCGCGGCCCCCT
Encoded proteins:
- a CDS encoding rolling circle replication-associated protein — its product is MKQAVITSARLHCETLPSGFRAAMVTLTYAHDDQWSPRHISELIKRARQWLKRRRLRLRYTWVLELTRRGRPHYHIMLWLPRRVRLPKPDKAGWWPHGLTRIEWARNAVGYLAKYASKDIEGALPKGARIHGNGGLNDAARAERAWWLCPAYVRERCEPADLPRRCPGGGWWLKGTGEWFPSAWRLLGFEGGTVVIVPREMAA